In one window of Desulfobacteraceae bacterium DNA:
- a CDS encoding histidine phosphatase family protein, whose product MNASPGVPTFFDLMRHAPTVWNAQKRIQGQADAPLTPAGEALARRWGLILRGQPYSRILSSDLGRALATAEVLDAALGLPISTDPRLREQDWGRWTGETLAALRARDPVSLAAAEARGWDFRPPGGESRREVWRRGRA is encoded by the coding sequence ATGAACGCTTCACCGGGCGTACCCACTTTTTTCGACCTGATGCGCCACGCCCCCACCGTCTGGAACGCCCAAAAGCGCATCCAGGGGCAGGCCGACGCCCCCTTGACGCCCGCCGGCGAGGCCCTGGCCCGGCGCTGGGGGCTGATCCTGCGGGGCCAGCCCTACAGCCGGATTCTCAGCAGCGATCTGGGCCGGGCGCTGGCCACCGCCGAGGTTCTCGACGCCGCCTTGGGCCTGCCAATCTCAACCGACCCCCGCCTGCGCGAGCAGGACTGGGGCCGCTGGACCGGCGAGACCCTGGCAGCCCTGAGGGCCCGCGACCCCGTGAGCCTGGCCGCCGCCGAAGCCCGCGGCTGGGACTTCCGCCCGCCCGGCGGCGAATCCCGGCGCGAGGTCTGGCGCCGCGGCCGCGC